The window atttatttcataactatttaaccgtagctcggttttaaataaactttatatgtaaatgtggtggaaaaattcctagtttaacatggtgacattgatttgcatgtttaacaactataaaaattGTGTTAGGGCAGAAAAGTGCCAAACCTTAAaacatgcacatgaggagtttccggacttgttttttgttgttccggcctcatttaaacttgcctagattggtagttttcatttgcttcaccccttgccatgttaatcaacatttaatattgttgggtacataaatgggagagaactaaataagtcatgtggtgttttcgtcaatatgcaactcgttgcatattgagatccacttaatttgtaggtttgtttgtgcattttgccatgccatgtatttttaaaccggacatgcatcatacttgtttgcgcatcgtgccatgcttatgttatgattttttactatgttgtttgctttctttccggtgtacttcttctcgttgatccggtaacgttgcgtttgtgaggatatgttggctacgtccatttgtcttcttcatggacttgttcttcttccttgcgggatctcaggcaagatgaccataccctcgaaatcacttctatctttgcttgctagttgctcgctcttttgctatgcctatgccgtgatacctaccacttgcttatcatgcctcccatattggtgagccaagcctctaacccaccttgtcctagcaaaccgttgtttggctatgttaccgctttgcccagcccctcttatagcgttgttagttgcaggtgaagattggagtttgttccatgttggaacatggatattttgttgggatatcacaatatctcttattcatattaatgcatctatatacttggtaaagggtggaaggctcgaccttatgcctggtgttttgttccactcttgccgctctagtttccgtcatatcggtgttatgttcccggattttgcgtcccttacacggttgggttataatgggaaccccttgacagttcgccttgaataaaactcctccagcatggcccaactttggttttaccattcgccacctagccttttatttcccttgggttctgcagactcaagggtcatctttatttaaacccctgggccagtgctcctctgagtgttggtccaacctgtcagctcccggtggccaccaggggcaactctgggctggcctaccggaaccttggacaatccggtgtgccctgagaacgagatatgtgcagctcctatcggcgagggtgtgagattgttgagtccctgtgactcatagatacttccaaaaccagcttgcaggtgccgttgaaccgtgcgggtgacgcaaccaagctcaaggaggagctcgatgaagattgtgttcgcTATGTTGTTCCGttcccagttgatcagtagtggagcccagttgggacgatcagggatctgtaTAGCATTTGGGCTAGTCTTCTTTTATTCTAGGTTCcttgtcggaccttgtgtgtatctggttgatgtaatgttatattcatgtattgtgtgaagtggcgattgtaagccaactatgtatcttttcccttatgtattacatgggttgtgtgaagattacctcacttgcgacattgctttcaatgaggttatgcctctaagtcgtgcttcgacacgtgggagatatagccgcattgagggcgttacaagttggtaattagagccttccccgaccttaggagccccctgcttgatcgaatcgttggcgttgttgagtctagaaaaatattttgtgtcatttaggattatatatatcggagagtaggattctttttactcctcagtcccttcatcgctctggtgaggcatcctgacatagagttttgactctctctcttctcaaatttcactagttttttttaggatcacgcgggtatcttggaatcgttccgatggttttgtgacgagaacattgttcttggtgcctcctgtcatttaggggttgtggcagtgtcccggagagttgagctccgaggtgttgtcgtcataattttattgttgcagttctggaatacctgagtttgccgacatcgaaaatctcttttatgcagttgttggtgagataacctcgacgccacccagtactagggtgggagttcgggagtattgccataactcgtataatggatgcttttcgaaggttgaggtaaatgatttccgaaggtttcttggttatgtgttgaaggatggatacagctggatgtaggatttgctagttttgggtgagatattatgcttcccctgtatccccaacacctgattgcataactggaaagtttcgggagtttataagtaggaattcaagtagctcttaggatatcttttccgacagatgtatgatatgaaatttgggttcgacgtctagtggtccgcctatccacggttgattttacagtggtctcgttgtgtcttaaagagtccttggctatgccgactcggggacgcttcgtatgtcatgtgcactgccttgtacatgatggtgatgtacgatcgagcccgtgtaggccccaccacgaaaacttcatacgaaatctctatcatatatttgttccggcttattctgccagCCAATGCTTTGTTTTCTTTTGAGTTGTGGTAtaagagttgcttcaatgtcaaatgtagattccataccttttctaaccggtgttctcatatttctatgggaatactaatccttctcgtttatcgagattgtcttgtgaatccttttcaaccggtgtgtttttcTTCAGGTGGATCCAATCTTGTCATCATTCGCAAGATCAAATCTAagtattctcaacggtgtttgtttcatccattccCAAgtagtctttgttttcccgccctcctcccttgtttttcttcgaggactcatatatctcaatcaagtatcattttattgatgtCAAGTCTCtcaattcttttccgtcaatgttcttatccagtgttTCTCATGTATATGCTTTACAAGCTCATCAttctttgttctttttcttctccggtggattcaaatcaagcttttggtgttgattttatccctttttcctcgtttcaaataccatctcatgccggtgcacctctcaactatcctcttctcgctattcaattattccggagtgctgaagatatctcgaagattcgtgtttccactctgcattcgttcaagttcTTTTGAGATGGTTATTCTCTTTCAAGTCAtgaaattcaaccggcgcaatcttccttttaaattgttcaacggtgtatcttttgagtgggccctaacccataggtcttttcccaggatcttacctgactcttctaattttcccggagctatcctaaattcttttcaaagtttgacgtaagaatgaattatcatcagtaagatgtgtttctccaagatctgtcaaattttcatcattggctcacctttccattcttcattccggagtgcctcaacaatccgTGGTGGTGTTCTCGTCATctttctcaacatgtgaagaccaaagaagagctcCTCTTAAATTCTtatccgttcttccaaagattcatggttctagcttgatctcatcctctcataattgttttcgattgtgagaattctttccacctatccggaacaattcaggagtcttttcattttgattctctggagcccatcatttcagaagatttattcattctcagccttcaACTCTCGTTCtcaaaatcttaccggtgcttcgttcaagtatcccCTAATCAGCTCGggctctcttcgttcacttgtatctaaatcctctcaagtatcttcatttttttataattcttcccggtgttttccttatattttctttgttcattttcaattcttacggtcgtTCGATCAAGAGTTCTCttcattcgttatcatatcaattcattcgttgtttcaatcctaccggtggattgttggagacctttctcaagtttgcgctatatctcttttcaatcatttttctacgagaataagtggtatgccaaatccgtgAAATGTCattaatttaaattgatgaaggatacacataacgtaattcttattattgtttcatccaagggattaattccttattccggaggctcatcaaattatcGGTGTCACttgattcatcttttcttttcccggagctcCAAGCTCTCATCACCACCAAGATCCATGTatatcattacaaggcttcaccttgtgttttcaacttctctttcatttcgtttgatcattcttttaccggagttcttcatggaggcgctacatgttggttcataaaggatgtaattccttctcaaagtgttcatcaacattcttttcagaggagctcgagTTTTCTTCATCtttcaatccggagtgcaattctttctctcttatcattggaggtggtattatgtcattcttgataatttgagttcatgtttcatgatgcaCATGttcttaagaatgaggtattttaaatccatcaacctctccgttggagttatcttgtgtcatgtttcacctaaagccttccataaggtttgttgctatttatggtgctcataaatgacccaagttcttcatctatcctcccaatgaaataagtttctcgtctccttgttcatatcgatCCAATCTTTtttcattagtggcagaatttcacctcagttttgagatgctttccataagcccactacaagtttattcgtttcgttgttgataacccaacaactccattctagcttttgttgtaagcgtgctccctcaggACCTTGattttctcctccgttcattccattccattctctcatttcttccggaggcattgtgatgttgctctcttcaacccttcttcttgttcttgtcaggaccttgttcttttcatgcttatccatttaactggagtgtcgtgttttcattcgagctctctcatcttatcaagttttacctcccttctcaaccggagtgctatctgaaatctttcttaccccttgtgccattctttcaatagttccagaggtAATGTGTgtttttcatcaagtatcctctcatcttatctagttcatattcaattcctttcatttatagtcggagtgctgaccaaattatatcattcttattcccttctctatcttgttttaaccggagtgttatgtctatcattcctcttctaaccggagtcttcaTCCAAGTGCTTTCGTTTTGCCAAGTTTATATTctttgccttccatttccaaccggagtgctgtcctaaatgatccttatcgttccttgtacatctcgtttctaccggagtgcttgcatgtacttcttgtccattgcaaccattTTCTTATGTCTTTCTACCTACAAGGTtaccgtaatgttccttgttcctcttttctaacggagtgttttcaactttgttcatcttcattgttttctttctttcaatttgttcaacctcgcaaggttctttggtttaactcatttttcaaagaagcaacttagttttacctcttatcttcctcttccttttccctccggtgccatcctagatcttgggacgagatcctctcgtagtggtggagtgttgtgacgacccgagaccgttgcgccaggtgtcttctagttattcgctgttgttgccttgtcatttgcttgcgtgtcgcatcttgtcatgtcatcatgtgcattgcatcttcatgttttcgaaacttgcattcgtccgggtctcccagttccttccgttgttcgTTCTGAGGCCAGactcacttgcacgcgcccgcggcacgtccgaaatattattttataagtggctgaaaaatgttctcggaatgggttgaaagttggcgtgtggtcttattatagtgtagatagaccgcctgtcaagtttcatcacatttggagtccgtttgacgccccaacggttaactatagcggcagtatagcgggtcaaaacgtcggacgttttcggtcttcgaaaatcgtgccgggctgcatctctcccctcttctctcagaccaacccgctttcCACAGTCCACCTAAgcccagcctacccctctttgcatagtgcatcgaacccctcgcgcgcgtccggaagttgtcccgaacccgacccggggagtcatcaccgttgggtccggaacatcccctaacatctacaaaatatcattgttttattatttggactccctagcctattcatTCTGAACCGTCTgatttcgatcggatgatccaaactccctCCTTTCTTTATATTTATAGCCCAACCTCACCTAATCAAgccaaccctaatttctagggggTTTGTCCCATcaccgccgccactccaccaaatccctctcgggatccatcccctccTCGATTTAACACCAGCCAACCAAAACCAATCCCTCCCGATCCACCCATTCCACAAGCAACCAGAGGAGCCCGAGCCATCCTGCACCTGCCTCCTCCAATCATGGGGCCACCAGCCATGGAAGTCCACCACCGAGCCGCCCCGTGTCGTCCTAGAGCCTCCTTCTCTATTGACCGCGCCCATCACCGCCAAGTCACGGTCCTGTTCCCGCCGTCCGCTGCCCTGTTCGAGTGCCCGCGTGGACCTGCGCCGCCAAGCTCCTCCCATGGCCGCCTCCACCCGAGAGTCACCAGCAGGACCCCGTCAAGCCGTGCCTGTGCTCCTGTCGCCCCCGTCCAGGAGCTccacgaggagaggagctcctcttcGTCGCCCCAAGAAGCAGTCGCGCCCGAGCGCTCCTCTCCACGCCAGCGTTGTACTGCTCGGGGACCGGCTCCCCTCGTCGAATCCGGCCTTATCCCGTCCTCTCCTCCCGGCATCTCTCTCTGATTCCTTCCCCTGCTCCCTCGCTGAATTGCTCTCTCTGTTCTTTTCTTCAGGCAACGGCAACTACCACTACTCCCCATGGAGCTCCGCCATCGACCGGCTCCAGCGCCGACCCACCAgatccggcctcccctcgccttctccGCGTCGCTACCCAAGCCGCCTGTGTCCTCTGCTTCCAGGACGAGCAGAGCagctcgcccgacccctcgcccatTGACCGATCGACCTGGGCTCCCAGATCCAGCCGGCCCAGCGCTGCCGCACCAAGCCCAGCCAGCCGGCCTGCTACCTCTTCCACCGAGCCGGGCTTTGGCCCATGTGAGCAGTTTCCCCAGCCCAGTAGTGTATTTTTAGGTTCAGCAATTTTGTCTATTTTTCCAGGGAATTCCAGTTTTGCAGATCAGCCCcaaaacttcatgcatataataacttaaaaaccgtgcatcgaattaaaacaaattatatatggaaCTTGCTTAAAATTGTGTGTATATTAATattttgcaactttcatctatgtttgaaatgtttaaaatgccgtttggttaaatttgctcccatgccatgttaaaatgatttatttcataactatttaaccgtagctcggttttaaataaactttatatgtaaaaaattcctagtttaacatggtgacattgatttgcatgtttaacaactataaaaattGTGTTAGGGCAGAAAAGTGCCAAACCTTAAaacatgcacatgaggagtttccggacttgttgtttgttgttccggcctcatttaaacttgcctagattggtAGTTTTCATttccttcaccccttgccatgttaatcaacatttaatattgttgggtacataaatgggagagaactaaataagtcatgtggtgttttcgtcaatatgcaactcgttgcatattgagatccacttaatttgtaggtttgtttgtgcattttgccatgccatgtatttttaaaccggacatgcatcatacttgtttgcgcatcgtgccatgcttatgtgatgattgtttactatgttgtttgctttctttccggtgtacttcttctcgttgatccggtaacgttgcgtttgtgaggatatgttggctacgtccgtttgtcttcttcatggacttgttcttcttccttgcgggatctcaggcaagatgaccataccctcgaaatcacttctatctttgcttgctagttgctcgctcttttgctatgcctatgccgtgatacctaccacttgcttatcatgcctcccatattgttgagccaagcctctaacccaccttgtcctagcaaaccattgtttggctatgttaccgctttgcccagcccctcttatagcgttgttagttgcaggtgaagattggagtttgttccatgttggaacatggatatttgttgggatatcacaatatctcttattcatattaatgcatctatatacttggtaaagggtggaaggctcgaccttatgcctggtattttgttccactcttgccgccctagtttccgtcatatcggtgttatgttcccggattttgcgtcccttacatggttgggttataatgggaaccccttgacagttcgccttgaataaaactcctccagcatggcccaactttggttttaccattcgccacctagccttttctttcccttgggttctgcagactcaagggtcatctttatttaaacccctgggccagtgctcctctgagtgttggtccaacctgtcagctcccggtggccaccaggggcaactctgggctggcctaccggaaccttggacaatccggtgtgccctgagaacaagatatgtgcagctcctatccgcgagggtgtgagattgctgagtccctgtgactcacagatacttccaaaaccagcttgcaggtaccATTGAACCGTgcgggtgacgcaaccaagctcaaggaggagctcgatgaagattgtgttcgcTATGTTGTTCCGttcccagttgatcagtagtggagcccagttgggacgatcggggatctgtgtagcatttggggtagtcttcttttattttgggttccgtagtcggaccttgtttgtatctggttgatgtaatgttatattcatgtattgtgtgaagtggcaattgtaagccaactatgtatcttttcccttatgtattacatgggttgtgtgaagattacctcacttgcgacattgctttcaatgcggttatgcctctaagtcgtgcttcgacacgtgggagatatagccgcatcgagggtgttacagcaacgtgcaggtgtgcaatgagtgatgggcccagacccctgcgccataggatttagaccggtgtgctgacctctctgttgtgcctaggtagggttgtgacgtgttgatcttccgaggccgggcatgacccagaaaattgtgtccggacaaaggggatcgagcgtgttgggaaatgtggtgcacccctgcagggaagttaatctattcgaatagtcgtgatctttggtaacaggacgacttggagttgtaccttgaccttatgacaactagaaccggatacttaataaaacacacccttccaagtgcctgatacaacccagtgatcgctctctaacagggcgacgaggagaggatcgccgggtaggattatgctacacgatgctacttggtgagcttactatctactctcttcttctgctgcaagatggaggttaccagaagcgtagtcttcgaaaggactagctacccccctcttattccggcattctgtagttcagtccacatatgatacccccttttccatttgataccaatgcatacatatgtagtgtagctccttgcttgcgagtactttggatgagtactcacggttgctttgctccctcttttccccctttctatacccgattgttgtgaccagacgatggagtccgggagccagacgccactgtcgatgacgactactactactcgggaggttcctactactacgtgcagcccgctgacgacgaccaggagtagtttaggaggatcccaggcaggaggcacgcgcctctttcgatctgtatcccagtttgtgctatccttcttaaggaaaacttgtttacttatgtctatactcagatattgttgttttcgctgacttgtctatgatcgagctcttgtattcgagccctcgaggcccctggcttgtaatatgatgcttgtatgacttattttatttgtagaattgtgttgtgatatcttcccgtgagtccctgatcttaatcgtacacgtttgcgtgtatgattagtgtatgattgaatcgggggcgtcacaaacttcgctggtgcatccaaaccccgtgatatgatacgctctttcacacataaacctccttatatcttcctcaaaacaaccaccatacctacctattatggcatttccatagccattccgagatatattgccatgcaactttccaccgttccgtttattatg is drawn from Triticum dicoccoides isolate Atlit2015 ecotype Zavitan chromosome 4A, WEW_v2.0, whole genome shotgun sequence and contains these coding sequences:
- the LOC119288558 gene encoding uncharacterized protein LOC119288558, whose translation is MGPPAMEVHHRAAPCRPRASFSIDRAHHRQVTVLFPPSAALFECPRGPAPPSSSHGRLHPRVTSRTPSSRACAPVAPVQELHEERSSSSSPQEAVAPERSSPRQRCNGNYHYSPWSSAIDRLQRRPTRSGLPSPSPRRYPSRLCPLLPGRAEQLARPLAH